The Biomphalaria glabrata chromosome 6, xgBioGlab47.1, whole genome shotgun sequence genomic interval CTAGAAGTATGGGCTAGACAATAATCAATTTCGAATTCCAGATTGAACGTCTATAAAGTTGCATATCAAGAGGCTTAAGCCAAACTATAAATCATTGGTGCATCACAAAAATtgcttgacatttttttttaatgtgtaaaaagaaatgtaaaggtGCAATGCTTACatcatatattttaaaacataatgtAAATGTTTCTAACATATATTTCTAAAACTTAATACACATTTTCTTCTAATTTAGGTCAACATTTGTACAGGTTGTTCGTGTGACTGAGTATTCATGATGATTACATCCAGTAATACAACTGTTGGAGCCAAGGAAGAAGGAGAATTAACAGATGATGACTGTGATGAGAACTCAACtgagcaaaacaaacaaaatcaacaTTCTGCTATCTTAAAAGATATTCCCATTAAAAAGAACTTCTCCAAATATGATCCTAGCAATGATCTGAATCATTTTAAATCCAAAAgaagagatggaagaaataggCGAGTTGAGTCTAGCAGAAGCTACAGATATCTAGAGGATGGTGGCAATAGACACAGGCAGCATGAGTCGGGACAAAAGATACAGGCAGAAATCCCTCAACAGTCTAAAAGTATCCTTTTTGCAATGACagactttttctttctctgatCCTTACACTTTTTGTGATTGTTGAGACCTGTCTAACGTatgacagaaaaaaatgaaacatcttcaatgaattaatttttgtttctaatgactaatgattttttttttatatgattactaaacaattttattttaaacaattataaattccaaaattttttttttttttctgcttagtcttgataaaacttggcatagatgttccttagatcatggtgGAGACCGTAGTATATGTTTAATATCCCTCCCATAACCGTAggccctaaaataaacaaaaagtatcTAATTGTATCAGTataaaaatgaaactttttaataaatcgtgtaaacccattttcacagtattttatattgatataaatattttggcTGTACTGGTAAGCCCATTTTCACACTCAACATTATTTTTCGTggcaaaattttttaaaatttgaagtgAACATTCACGTTTGACacagatctaaattcaatcaaGTAGATCAATAATACCCAAAGTAAGGCTCTCAGGCTAGTTTCCTAAAAAAACCTTAtcatatacaattttttttttgaattttcaCTTGAACATCATTTGTGTTTCTTTGTGATGCTATAAAAATAATGGGACTTACATCTGCTTCTGTGTCTCTTAGCTTGTAGAAGTTTGAATATATAAgtggtacaaattttgttttttctttatttgttgaaatgatATTCCCTTAACATTGCAAATGATTCTGTACTGAATAGTTTTTAGTGAaccaaaatatttgtattttgtcaTCCTTCAGTTTGACAACCTGATCTTTATAATGTTAGCCTTAATAAACTAAAGTGTGGCAAAAGCGGCGTTTTAGAGCCTCCTCTGTTCGACCCTTATCTCCATTGAAGGTCACAAAAGTTCTGCCTCCTAAAATCAATGGATCTCCCAAGTCAGAACATGGTGATGATTTGATTGATTGTACAGAAGATGAGCTAGTTCTAAGACAGGCTCTAATACAAGATCAGTTAAAACATTTGGAGGAAGAGGAGAAAGCCTTTGGAAATCATggtaaaaataacaaataagcATTGAATATctttaatttaaacattaaccaaaaaaaaaacaacaacatcctGCACATTGATTGGTTCAAATGTGATTTAATCAAGTTAATTTCAGTGAGAATGTTTTTGTGAACTTTTAAaactaactatatatatatatagttttttttctcaaaaattgattatttttattttttagctaaACTTGACACAAGTCAAACAAATGTCAAGGTGTCTGAAAAAGCTGATGCCTTTGATGAAGGTAGAGCTTATCCAATTGTAATACAGGAAAGCACACTTTTGAATGAGgaggtgaaaaaaaataaatatttttatatttagggtttttgtttttagtatgAAATGTAACTGCTTGCTGAAATAGATACATAACAGTGTTCTTTCATGGCTGAACAGTTTTGGTGTGGGGTGCTCTAGTATTTGAAATTCATAGCTTTACTCAATGCAAAATAAGTTCAGGCCTCTGACAGAaataggtcattgtgctggtcaacACTTGAATAAAATACTAGACTCTGGAACTAAAGGTAAACATGATTTATTTATGGAAAGCATAACTTGTCAAGAAAGCCAAAGAAATAACATACTTATAAATATACTTTCTATTTACTGTAAATCTAGAAATCAGCTTTTAAGCTGTTTTTGTGGAATGTTTATGTTCTGAAATCATTATGCACCTTTCTGTTTATTAGCACAGTCCTTGTTTATTCatgattaaaaaatatcttatcaTGGTAATACTATTGTAAACTGTTACTTTTCAAGTTGTTGACATATTTTAATtggggcacgacatggcctaaattgtgccaatgtgccaAAAAACCTCCAAAATatcaacatattttaattttaaaaaatgttaagatcCTAATCACAAAATTTCCTAAGTggctacacacatacataaagacaaggtttaaaaacaaattgtttgTATTGAACAGACAGAGAAATATATTGTCATTGAGGATGAAAAAAGTGATGTTGAACTGAGAAGATTAGCCTTAGCTACAAGTGAAAGGCACAACCGTAATTTAGTTTCACTCAGAACACCAACTGTAACaggtaatttttttctttgttacagAATAATGCAATTTTTTTCCCATATTTCATGTACAGTTGACTCTTGATAAATTGACACTTTTTAATCACTTTTTAAAGTGGCCTCAATGTATACATGCTCATGcatgtttaaatattaaaatacattcaaGAAAAAGTCACCATGGATTGtttgcatagaaaaaaaaagactgttaCAGATTTTTTAATACACTTGCGTAAATTTATTTGATTAATGTctattcccccttttttttttttttttttttttagaatgtaggGTAGGCTTAAATTGTAGTCTAGTATAGTAATGAGAAAGCTGaaattgtgttttttatttttatacaagTACCCTTttaagaccttgcaatctatacggcagatgatgtaagtcATGTGTTTTTTATGGTCGAAGGTTAAcgaaagtgtcatgtggcctgtaCTATGATCAACTTcctttaatttccccaactaaattcaggtaaccattagagttgagtgaaataaggggcgtcctaaaaatctggaaattcaaaatccagtcttcaccaagattcgaacacCTCTCAGTTTGGAAGTAAAGTGCTTTACCATTTAGTTTTCTTTAAAATCTCAGATTGTTCTTtttagttgtttattttatacccTCAAAGTCTTAAGAGAATATCTTATTACATCATAAGTAAATCTATAATTTCTTGACATATATGTACTATTCTTTGAAGTGCATCTAACCTTCAGTAATATGACAATTTCTGTGAACACTCCCACAATCCCATAACTGTCCACCTATCATGAGTCAACTGTATTTGAGATTGAATTGGTAAAAGAAATGTCCATATATTTTGTGTACAAGATTTTGTGAATAAAAACAGCTTGCATGTGTGTCACTGCTTTGCAATAAATATTGTTAGTGTTTCTTTATTGACTAAGTGAGCTTAGGAACTATCTTTCTGCTGTTGTAGGTTATGTTGACTTAGAGACAAGAGGTGTAGATGCCACAGAGGTGATTGATCTTGTCAATGAGGAAGAGGAGGAGAAAAAGAAGATACAGAGTGGGACCCAACTTTGTCAAGACAAACCTAAATTGAAGACGAGGCGTAAAACAGATGTGTCAACTAAAGGTCAATCAGCAGTCAAGTCAAGAAGCAGAAATGACCTCAGGTCCACTGTCCAGAGAGTCAACAAAGACAAGCAAAAGAAGACTAAAAGAGGTAAACATTGTATTGTGTGTGGAGAACAAAGTGTACGTTTCCCTTAGATCAGGCTTTCCTGAACTTTCAGCAAAGATACTTGTCATATACAGTATGctacttcacatatctaggaagtGTGATTAGCTAATACAGTTAAAGCTACACAGCTAGGAAGTGTGATTAGCTAATACATTTAAGTTACACAGCTAGGAAGTATGATTAGCTAATACAGTTAAGTTACACAGCTAAGAAGTGTGATTACAGTTAAGTAATAACATTAACAAGGTTAGTTAATTTTTTCTTCAATCTAGTAGGAGAGagctacaaaaaaataaataacctccaaattctttttttatttatttttgcttatCAATAATTCTGTTTTGTTTGCTGTTAGTCCATTCATTTGGTTAGGTGTCCCAAATCTGTGAAATATAAGGTGGCTGACTTCTGATACAAATTGTATATAATTTGTGCAGATGCTGCAAAAACTCCATTATCTGAGCACATGCCTAAGAGCAGTAGAAAGTTGGATGAAGGTGCTTTTGCAGAAAAGTGTGAGCATTTGAGATTATTGGCTCAAAAAGATCCAAAACTAGCCATTGAGCAGTTTTCAAAACTTATTAATGACAAAGAACAACAGATTTCAGTCACTGGAACCATGAAGGACTTTAAggtttgtttcttttacaaGTCTAGCTTCTTAAAATAAACGCTAAAAAGCTTATTTACTGTAATACTGAAAGAATAAATTctgtttatagtttttatagTATGTTGTTCAGCTATTTTATGATTAGCTAGTTAATGTAtttgatgcatttttttttcagaggcaAAGGAAAATTCCAGTTTTAAGTGAGAAGTTTAATTTTCACAGCCATAAATTATTTCCTAAAAAGAACctagatttaaaaagtaaatttacaAGGAAATCTCTTGATAGGAAATCTGGCCTAACGGAGGACAACTATGATGAAGTGGCAATGGAGATAGAGAGTGATGCAGAAAAAGATGGTATTTATTGATTCTATTCACtccattaaaatttttaaattaaatttactgatttaatttttttatttttctgaagaGTTTAAAAAAGATTCTTTTTGAAATTGTTTGAATAAAACTTATTATTATGATACTAGATTAGGGCATTTTAAGGTCAGAAGatcaataattgtttaaaagctTACCTGGACTTTATGAAAGTGAAGTCCATTAATCTTGTGCTGTTCTCTGTAGTTTTTTCAATAGCAtgtaatagaaatatatttgtgtaCTGATGCCTTGACTTCACAGATTCTCTCTAAATGTTAgtctttttgtgtctgttatgtattgatttattgatGAAGTCATATAAGACTGTGAATCATAGGTGACCTTTTCAGCAGCACTTAGAGTTAATTATGCTCTAGATCAACCTTTACCATCAATTCTGTCCCACGTGCTTTCAGTGACTGTACATTATCAGTCTTTAGTGTTGGTGCTTTGTGTGTACCTGTGTCTTTTAGTTGGCACTAATTTCTTGTCTCCAGTCTTTGTGCTTATTTTTAGATTGACTCTCTGCTCCCACAGATAACTTAAGGATATTATCTAATCTTAATATTATCTAGTATTGGATTTTAATTATAAGGAGAAAACAAGTTTGAAGTAAATGTTCTATTAAGACCTCTACACCTAGTTTTGCATTGATAATGTTAACATTACAGTAGTCATTATAATTTAATTGatttcagctttttaaaaatgttatactGTTATACTGCTTGAAattaagaaagaaacaaaaaaaaaaaacaaaaaaaaacttgtcatCAAGccaataagcttttttttttaaatatttggtgaTGGCTTGAGTGGCTGGTGATACTTGATTGAAATAAAGTCAATATCCAGTTTGGTTAGTCTTTAATTAAGGACTTAAAACCAATTTTTCAAAACAGTCACTTAGCCtattttttcacatagatatcgCCTATAgcttaaatataaacaaattatgcATTGTTGAAATATTGAATTTTTCTAATTCGCGAGTCTTCAGGCTATCACCAAATGACATCTTTTAGTGAGATATTTCTTCTTACTGAAGACTTGTCTAATCTGCTTTGTACCGTTAGAGTTTTTACAGAGCTCAAGAGTCATATTACACTTCATTgcacaaaaacacattttatttatttagtgtaaATACAAGTTTCATTATATTCTATTGAGGGAATTTTTTTGTAGcataaaaatcttaaaaaatcTCTTCAACTCATTTTAGCTTAGTGTGCTTATATATTAATTCTTTAGGCTTTCATATTAAATACtgtactcatccttaatcttttgactcagtacagtgtttcccaaattgaATAGATGTTCCGCGaactaatgaaataataaaatagtagGCCACCagttgaattaatctctctaaaaaagtAAGCAAAGTAgtctgctaaatactcagaatgtgccaagtgttctgttaaggaaaaaataattagtattattattatcgttatcAGGTCATTACTTTTGATATACTAATGATGTTTTAGTTGGGAgttacaaaatttaaacttaACCCAAGTATCAAAATATAGCAATAACTAGAAAGCTAAACATGtagacatttatatttttatataattctataaatccctttttttttctgggtctACTGAAATATGTCATTGAACTCTTCTCCTTAAAGGTTTTCAATTCTATAGTCttccattttatttaaatgtatgtaatgGACAACCTTCTTCTTCCCCATCATATGATCTCATTGACTAtgcatttgacttttttttcagaGCATCCTTCACCTTTAGATAACCTCCAACTTGGAGAAGACTTTATGCAAGCCATGCAGCCATTATTGCCTTATGTGAGTTTGAtccatcaattttttttacagagcatataattttgttttctagttgCTTCTTCTAAATCACTATCATACACTGATAAAAAGTATGCAAACTGCTACAGCATTTTCTGTTACTTGGACTCATGCTGGGTTTAAATATCTATCTGTAGAAAGGGCATACTTTTGAAAAGGTTAGTTTATGGCTTATCAACAGAGGTTGGCTGTCTTCTCGAatagaataaatatattgtcTTGATTCTGAACCAATAGGATCAAAAGTTAACTGTAAATCTCATTGTGTTTCCCCTGGCCAAagtttgtctttatttttcttagacttgGTCTCACAGTAGCTAAATTTCTGGATCaatttgaactttgaagaataGAATTCAAACATTTGTGTCAGTAGTAGTGCTCAATTCTCCAGAACACAGTCGATCAATCTTGCTAACatagaaaaatagaaataagTTGTATTTAGTTAGACTTGTATTGAAGCATCACAATAGCGATGTCTGCTTAATACATTAAGTCGAAACTTAGATAATTTCTTAtgtgtttgaaaaaaatgtaatgctGGCATCcaccctcccctttttttttttggttaatattCTGTGAGTGAGTTGTATGACATAGCAATGTTCtctgttatttattattatgaatGCTACTATTGAATgttctcatttattttttgttacagaGTGTACCTGCTCCAACAGCTCCACCTCATTATCAACATTCTACTTTCTCTACACATCCATATTATAGTTCATTTATCTTGTCAGCACCCCTGCCTCCTCCAATGCCACTTTTACCTCCACCTCCACCACCTCCGCCACCTGATAAGAATGAATCCCAGTTCAAAGTGTCAGGAAGTGACTTTGTCCAGAGTCGACAGCACCACTTTGCTACTCACCCAACACATAGTGGATATGCACCAACTGAAGCCAGTGTTTATGGACCTGAGTCTATAGCCAGACAACTCCATGAATTGCGGGAAGCTCAGAACTCTTCTGGATATCTCACATCCTCCAAATCATTTTCATACAAGCCACCTTCTAATTCTCAAAGATTTGTATTCTCTGAAGAAAACAGGCTTCCTTTAAGACCTAAGATTGATTATTCCTCCTTGAATGATTTTGAATTTGAGAAGAAAAAAGACTCTAATTGCATACAAAATATGCAACCAAAAATACATGCCTCAACTGAAAAAGAGAAACGTTCTTCACCATTGTCTGATGTAAGAGAAGTCAGTCAGAATTTTGTCATTCAAGTCCAAAACAATTCCACTGGTAACAGAAAAGTTCACCAAAAAAGTGATAGATCACCTACACCTTCATACAATGACTATGATGACCAGCAAAGACCTCTAACTGTGTTGGATAATAATATATTGGATGATAACATGGAAAGCTTGTCAAGATCACCTTCTCAGTATTCTGTAAGGTCCAGCAGGCACTCTTATTTCTCCCCCAGTCCTCCTCTTGTTGTAAAGAAATACCCaagagataaaataaaaacatctgaAGAGGCTTATGAACCTTTAGTGTTAAGGGAACATTACAGAGACAAATATCTCAGTACAGAAAAAAGCTGTTTCAGTTATTCAAAAGAAGTCAGAGATGGGGTGGCATTGAGCCCCCATGAAGCAACCAGAAATAGAATATCCTTGAGCCCACATGACTCTGTCAGGGATAACAAAACATCTAAACGGAATCGTCCCTTTTTATCACCAGAAAGGCAGGATAAGTCCCTCATCTATGAAAGCTTTAGCCTCTATGAGCCGCAAGCACCACCAAATAAACAAAAGAGATATTCCAGTCCACCTCCTTACATTCCAACAAGTATAAAGCAGAAAAAGTCCTCTGATTCTGAAGAGGATGACTACATTATGAGGGAAAAACTTTTAGCAACTGTGATTGGCAAGAGGAAGTCGAAATTAGAGGTAGTGCAAATTTTTAGAACATTTTGAGCTAAATCAACTAAATAATGCTGCTGTTAgccaataatgtttttaaaacttattttaccATTTAGTATTGAGAAAGGTTTTTGTAATCCAAATATTGTACATTTTATTGCTGATGTGTTCACATGTATTGTTTTGTCactgttctttaaaaaatatatttagaacatgaaattaaaacaatatttcagTATACTAAGTTcactaataaatttatttttttttcaggtgctTTCCAACTGTTCATCTCCATCGGGCATGTCGCCAAAATATCATCATACAGCTTACTCAGAAGAAAGATCTAATTATACTGATACCAATGATAATGTCATGTCAGCATCTGATTGGAAGATGGTTCCAGCTACTTCTTCTGGGGATGAGACAGATGAAGAAATAAAGCCGCCTCCAGTATTGAGCAGGCTTTTCCGTTCCTATGTAGAGCTGAAACAGCCCCATACTCTGGCTGTGCTGTGTAAATTAACAATGTTAAAGTCTAAAGCATGTCTAGGTAATATGTCTAGTGAATTCAGAGCAAATGAAAATAGCATAGACACTATTGGTTCTCAGAGCAAGGAACCAAATGAATCTGTATCAAATGTATCAGGGGCTTTAGAAGAAAAACTTGTTGAGGAGCAGTTAACATCATCTGAGAATGTGCTTACCATTACTACTGAATCTTCATTCAGTGTAAAAATACAGGACAATGTGCTAAAAGAAACACAGGCAAAAGTGTCAAACATAGCTGACAGATTGGGGCCAGACAAATCTTCTGAACCAACAGAGGTCCTCAGGAGATTAGGGCCAGAGAAATCTTCTGAACCAACAGAGGTCCTCAGAAGATTAGGGCCTCAACTCAAACCCAATTTGGCTACAAAATTTACTTCAGCTCGAAACATTTTAGCAACATCTGAACAATCCAACGATCAAACGGCTTCAAAATCTTCCACTCCTGAGCGTATCGTTTCTGTAGGTGATAAATCATCAAAAGAAACTCTGACAGATAAAATAACTCATGAATTATCAGTGttaagagagaaaactgaacagTTGGTTACCAGAAAAAGTGGTTTTATGGAGGCTTCGTCTTTGATTATAAGAACCCCAACTCAGCAAGGCCATACTCGTCAGGTTTTGACACAAGACACTCTGACTCAAGTTTACCCACAAAAGCGACCTTTTAACAGTGTAAGTATCTGATCttcaattattaaattaaacattgtTAATTCTTGAAGTGACATGTTAATGTGTTTTCTTAAAACTTTGTCTTACAGTCTCAGTTATTGCCCATTCATCCCCAAGTTGTAGTGCCTTTGGTTTCATCAGACAGTGAAGAGGAAATCATTGAAAAGCTTGACACCTTGAGAAAAACTGAGACATTGTTAGATGTAAGTTCTACTTCACATTCCTTTTATACTACATTGTTTGAAGAGAACTAAAACCTAGACATTATGTACATCTTTGACTCATATCTTTCACTTTTACTCTGTGGCTACATTCTATAAACATAGTTATGAATTTTTCTAATGAAACTAAAATCTAGACATTGATATATCTTACTCTAGCTTGACATTTACACTGTGGATACTTACTTTCAACATTTAATAATAGTTCAAAGTGAAACCTTGTGGAATGTTTGTTCTGTTACAAAACATTGCTATTTTTTCCAAACCATGTCATGATTCCCATATCATTATAGAAGCCATTTTTTAACACTGAATGGTGTCTAGAACCAAGGTCTGAGAATCACTCCTTTCAACATAGTTTTcatgttttgtaataaatacTAGTAACTTTGTACCCCCCAGCCATCCAGCACAAGGAATGAGTTTGAGTTGTTGAAGAAAGAAGAGACTTACCTCATGTTATACAAGTAAGAGAACTGACCAGATCTTGTCATTCTGTATAGAATAAATTAATCAGTGGATTAGACATTCATTTAACAATTAATTACTAAGATATTACTATTTAAGTATATATTCACTTGTTCTGGACATGCTTTGAGGTTATAACATAGATATtactattaaaatatatattcactTGTCCTGGAAATGTTTTTGAGATAATAAAGTTATATTGTTATGATTTGTTTATACTGGTATCTTAAAGTTAAAATAAGTAAATGTAGCTACATGTACCCTGAAAGCTTGCAAAATGTTATATTTCTAATTTCAGGTGCCTCCATATTCTGTACACATATTTTTAATCTGATCTCAAACATTTATATCATTGAAAACTTAACCACAATTTTATTTACTATCATTGAAAACTTAACCacaattttatttactattgtCCCTACAGACAGAAGATTTATAAGGAGCAGGGACTGGTGAAACAGTTGTTGGAGAAAGCCATGAAGATTGTGAAAGCTCAGCAGGGAGCAGaagtaaagagaaagaaaatccAAGCTAGTATTGCTAAACTCACTGAACAGCTCAAAATAGCAGAGAAAATCGCCAACTCTTTCAAGACACAAAAAGAGGAAACAGAAAAAGAGGTAACAGTTTTCCTCTTTACATGTagcaattaaaaatgtaaattgtaTTAGTTGTCATTTTTGGTTCATacattcctctttttttttttcttccaggtCCAAACTCTGacgaaaaaattagttaaaacaAAGAATCTTTTGAAAGTAAAAGAAGCCAGTGTAGTTTCATTGGGAAAAAAGCTGCTTGGACCTACATATATACCAAGATTAGCTAAAGAATCAGAACAAATCTTGAAGGTTTCATTGTATTTactttattattcttttaatattattaaaatattttgggaTCAGTTGTAGGTTATACAAGTTTAGTTATCAGGCGAATTTTGCAACTGGGATTAAAAAGGAATGCTGTGATAATGTCTAATGTTTTTTCCCCTCTGTTGTAATGAAACCCCTCCCCCCATTTCTCCGAATAATCTTGTAATAtaagtataaaacaaaaatgaaatagaatggGTTAACATCATtcatatttaatgatataaaacAATGGACTTGTTGTTTTAGGCTTTGTATTGAAAggttattatttttgtgtaataATTTTATCACAGATCCTTTAGTCAATGctataaatgtttttaacaaaataataggAAATATGCAGTTTATAATGTCTATGCAAGGACCGCTTTGGCTTACATATTTCGCCACACATctgatgcattttttttgtctgccgtgtgtatatttatgttttttgaTGAATCACCTCTGCCATTGGTTTATTTTTGGGTTTCCTGGTGAAAGTTCTCTGCTTCACTTTTCCAAAACCCAGTTTTCATCAGGTGTACTCTTCAATGCTTTTAAAAGTAACTTACATCTCAACTGGTCAACAATAATTTGCCTTTGGCATGGTACCATTCACCATTTTAGTTTGATGCCTCACCCACTGCACCCACACTTATGAAACTATAGCCTCTTTGAATTCATCCTTCCaaaatccaccttaggcagactcCACGACCcttacagcccaacataaccaacattCTGTTGTTGGACAACTGAGGGAAcaatttttccttggcacagtcttcaatagagcttacagctcagcagtTAAAAGCTGGCTAGAGAAAGAAGTGAATGCCTCACCCAACATTGCCTCTCTACTGTTCCCTTTTAGTGGTAACTAGATTATTATTGGCTGCCTTTGCAATGTTCACTGTATTTAATCTACTTGCTTAATTTTGCCAGTCTGTGACTTCAGGGTTTAAGTTGGACATTTTCAAGCTGTCTACCACAATGTTTATATACTTTCTATCTATAGGCAATGTCTACTTCAGCAACAACGGGTCTCACAAGAGCGGAATCTATTGCTCTGGAGAAACAGAAGctaatagaaaaggaaaaagaaatagCTGAAAAGTTAATCAAATTAAAAGAGCTAAAAAATTCAGAGCAGAAGGACACACCTAACAGTGTTGTCATTGTGAAGTCTAAATCTAGTGCCAGATCTCAAGATTTAATTAGAATTGATTCAAATGCCAAGCCCGACTTTGTGACCAAGAACCGTAGGAGGTCTTTGATTGACATAACAGCATGCAATACTCCTAACATTCCCATGACACCTCGGAGTAAGCTGAAGGAAAAACAGGCACTCAGAGATGTTCCTAAGCCAGTCCCTGACCAGGAAGAGACAACATTTAAGATGCCCTCTGGTACACAACTGAATCACTTATGTAAACTTCAGGTTAGAGAAAACTTGATTCTAGGATTCAGTCAAACTTTAAGATATTTCAATATTATCTGATGGTCAAAcatgaatttgtttttatctaAGCCATTGtttcaatcttttcatttgtttatgcAGGCTGAGAAAATGGAAAAATACCTAAAAGGTTTGAATTACATCTCTTTTAATCAACCATTAACAAGCCTTGTAAAGGTAATTAATGAAGTATAATAGCTgt includes:
- the LOC106078022 gene encoding zinc finger C3H1 domain-containing protein-like isoform X3; the encoded protein is MMITSSNTTVGAKEEGELTDDDCDENSTEQNKQNQHSAILKDIPIKKNFSKYDPSNDLNHFKSKRRDGRNRRVESSRSYRYLEDGGNRHRQHESGQKIQAEIPQQSKMWQKRRFRASSVRPLSPLKVTKVLPPKINGSPKSEHGDDLIDCTEDELVLRQALIQDQLKHLEEEEKAFGNHAKLDTSQTNVKVSEKADAFDEGRAYPIVIQESTLLNEETEKYIVIEDEKSDVELRRLALATSERHNRNLVSLRTPTVTGYVDLETRGVDATEVIDLVNEEEEEKKKIQSGTQLCQDKPKLKTRRKTDVSTKGQSAVKSRSRNDLRSTVQRVNKDKQKKTKRDAAKTPLSEHMPKSSRKLDEGAFAEKCEHLRLLAQKDPKLAIEQFSKLINDKEQQISVTGTMKDFKRQRKIPVLSEKFNFHSHKLFPKKNLDLKSKFTRKSLDRKSGLTEDNYDEVAMEIESDAEKDEHPSPLDNLQLGEDFMQAMQPLLPYSVPAPTAPPHYQHSTFSTHPYYSSFILSAPLPPPMPLLPPPPPPPPPDKNESQFKVSGSDFVQSRQHHFATHPTHSGYAPTEASVYGPESIARQLHELREAQNSSGYLTSSKSFSYKPPSNSQRFVFSEENRLPLRPKIDYSSLNDFEFEKKKDSNCIQNMQPKIHASTEKEKRSSPLSDVREVSQNFVIQVQNNSTGNRKVHQKSDRSPTPSYNDYDDQQRPLTVLDNNILDDNMESLSRSPSQYSVRSSRHSYFSPSPPLVVKKYPRDKIKTSEEAYEPLVLREHYRDKYLSTEKSCFSYSKEVRDGVALSPHEATRNRISLSPHDSVRDNKTSKRNRPFLSPERQDKSLIYESFSLYEPQAPPNKQKRYSSPPPYIPTSIKQKKSSDSEEDDYIMREKLLATVIGKRKSKLEVLSNCSSPSGMSPKYHHTAYSEERSNYTDTNDNVMSASDWKMVPATSSGDETDEEIKPPPVLSRLFRSYVELKQPHTLAVLCKLTMLKSKACLGNMSSEFRANENSIDTIGSQSKEPNESVSNVSGALEEKLVEEQLTSSENVLTITTESSFSVKIQDNVLKETQAKVSNIADRLGPDKSSEPTEVLRRLGPEKSSEPTEVLRRLGPQLKPNLATKFTSARNILATSEQSNDQTASKSSTPERIVSVGDKSSKETLTDKITHELSVLREKTEQLVTRKSGFMEASSLIIRTPTQQGHTRQVLTQDTLTQVYPQKRPFNSSQLLPIHPQVVVPLVSSDSEEEIIEKLDTLRKTETLLDPSSTRNEFELLKKEETYLMLYKQKIYKEQGLVKQLLEKAMKIVKAQQGAEVKRKKIQASIAKLTEQLKIAEKIANSFKTQKEETEKEVQTLTKKLVKTKNLLKVKEASVVSLGKKLLGPTYIPRLAKESEQILKAMSTSATTGLTRAESIALEKQKLIEKEKEIAEKLIKLKELKNSEQKDTPNSVVIVKSKSSARSQDLIRIDSNAKPDFVTKNRRRSLIDITACNTPNIPMTPRSKLKEKQALRDVPKPVPDQEETTFKMPSGTQLNHLCKLQAEKMEKYLKGLNYISFNQPLTSLVKSSSPHLKLCLEDHKDKGRHEWSRLSTPLTYTSSLLMFKSYRLSSFFRTKENLGFQSVTYSNKINPDCVFCPYDLQGTCNDDSCQQQHPKDYILTEKELLEDIVSYCPELAGVKEKATPLEIEKCIGSYVENVLAKSKGKITTDELCLWLSSEVKSAAKKSPPHMINLESRSWKPQSKKETGLSLHLNQRLTKQGVESINTEKVVDKDVVINEEDIRYFTADSTDLLSLEAEIMEDKTKSELWQRLAHKKLTDPNRSPVECLDQALNVLARGLEENRQDSILWLSYLQLYRKHPEAQNFLQFCQTALDLAPSYDLWFLFISSLHTFTEKDEACTQALEYLWKRSEQNIGALQQQTLQNSELTLNNTTIVDKSEDSFGERDTVNQDVEMTASDQSGPHTIQKLKDRIDQHLDSVPRSLASLDVPSLNVSRHSMTTKVTEVDSKASHELLEMILLKAGLNLQAGKLKTALHFIQGVLCLKKVDQWSIKFSKLLSVSDQLSLWLVYLYVLEFHHLPPMLYSDFNQNPGKLMSKDTISIPWTSKPTLHTPLDTLVKLYKKAFEVWDQSEKDSGSTSLYIRLVQSLVQLLVSQGKFSESVSACRHALKENRQLVDLWLLLADLFASNHDINAVKQVFQEALDANKYCTKLQFYLNLFLTVKGEADTALLNLEQFVMSHFESSNSNLHLCDPTVLYSQLLKQDEAFGLQMPVVKDDLASNLAKDIYMWLCYNLLMELEGDVTQCSEVYEKMLTHAETRNDLLVIWQNYIQYMVRTKSEHRNIRDLVCRSLLYMPVKRLMPFNSSTSATWHDYSHANQLVEMWLSVLPDPVKLDLMEMCLGCLPGDIDLLLRVVELCLELKETRRAYSLCKTVALQAEKPANGAFWKMALALAQREGTQREVEQMLVGCVETMPLAVAGWKDVIEICFLCLH